The Streptomyces fungicidicus nucleotide sequence CATCGCCGTCGGCCACCCCTTCGGCATGACCGGCGCGCGCATCACCGGCACGCTCATCAACTCCCTCCAGTTCCACGACAAGCAGTTCGGTCTGGAGACGATGTGCGTCGGCGGCGGCCAGGGCATGGCGATGGTCGTCGAGCGCCTCAGCTGAGCACCGCACGGTAGCCGTCGCGGCACGGTCCGTGAGACAACGGCCCGGCTCTCCGGAACCTCCGGGGGTCGGGCCGTTCCGTGATCCAATCTCCCCCAGGATGTGACCTATCTCGCTCGCGGAGGGAATCCGCGCAGGTCAGCACGGGCACCCGTTCGGGCGCACCACCAAAGGACTGTCCGTTTCGTGACGTTACGCACTGACAGATGGTTAGTCCACCCTTCAAGCTGATGTAGTAAGTCGGGGGTCGACTTTGAACCGGGAGTACGTCAGTGAGCGCCATGCCGATCGCCCTGCTGGTCACCACGGCCGCCACCGGCGCCGTGGGCGTCGCCGTCCTGCGCAGCATCATGGTGCTGCGCCGGCAGGTCGCTGCCCTGCACTCCGAGCTCGCCGGGAACCACGCCGCCGCCACGCGCGCGCACATTCCCCCCGCCCGCTCGGCCGGGGCCGACGAGATACGCGCCGCGGTGGCGGAGGCGCTCGCCGAGGAGCGGGAGCGCGAGCTCGCCGAGGCGCGGGCCTTCTGGGCCGCCCAGGAGGCGCGTGACGCCTCCGACGCGCCGTCCCTGCTGGGCCTCGCGGACAGCGAGCTGTTCCTGCCCCGGCAGGCCGACTTCGTGGGCCTGGAACCGGTGACCGAGCCGGGCGCCGACACCGAGGACCACCCCGGGGACTCCCCCGAGCTGGCCGCGGCCCGCCGCCGCCACCCCTCGCACCCCGACTTCGTCCCGCACCCCTCGCCGGTGGTGAACGACCACGAGCGGACGGTGTCCACGCTCGAGGAGCTGGCCGCCTCCCGCACCGAGCTGACCGACGTCCGCCCGGGCCCGCTCGGCACCCTCGACGTCTACGTCTTCGCCGACGGTACGACGCTGTGCATGACGCCGGGCCACCGCGAGACCTCGGAGCGCCTGGCCGCGGCGCTGGTCGCGGGCGAGACCCCGTTCCTGCTCGGCGGCTCCGGGATCTCCGGGGCGTACACGCTGACCTTCGCCTGCGGCGACGAGAACGTCTACATCCTCGCGGACCGCGTCATCGCGTCCCTCTAGTCCGGTCCGGACCGGCTAGACCCCGGCGCGCCGGCGCGCCTCCTCCACCAGGCGTACCGCCTCCTCGACCTCGCCCTCGTCCTTCAGTACGAGCGCCAGGTCGTGACCGGCCACGGTGATCTGGTCGGCGGCGGCGAACATGCCCGCGTCGGGCATCTCACGGAGTTCGGTGCCCGGCTCCTCGACGCGCTGGGTGCGCCGCGCCAGCTCCCTGGCCAGGGCGAGCGCCTCGGCCGCCCCTCCCCGTTGCAGCCGGCTCTGCGGCGCGGCCCGCAGCCGGTCGGCGAAATGATCCACGGCACGGATGAAGGGCGTCGTATCAACCACGCGGTGAGCGTACGCGGCGCGGCAGGACTGTTGCCAACGGGCGAACCCTCGGGCACGGTGACCTGAAGGACCGGCTTACATCCCATACGTCCGGAGGCGCCGATGTCCCAAGTCTTCTCCGCCGAGACCCACCGCAACATGCTCGCCCGCATTCCGCACTGCACCGGTCGTGAGATCTCCGACTGGCTGCGCACCGTCGAGGACGGCCCGGCGCTCTTCCGCTTCGAGGAGAAGGTCAGCTGGCTCCGCCACGAGTACGACCTGGCGTACGGCCACGCCAAGGCGATCGTCCACGAATACGACCTGAGAAGGGCTGCGCGCAAGCTGCTCTAGCGCGCCGCCACGACGAAGGGCCCCGGGTGAACCCGGGGCCCTTGTCCGTACTGCCGCGGCACCGCCGCGGTACTGCCGGTCCGCTAGTCGCTGCTGTTGAGGATCGAGATGAGCCGCAGGAACTCCATGTAGATCCACACCAGCGTCAGCGTGAGGCCGAAGGCGGCGAGCCAGGCCTCCTCGCGCGGCGCGCCGTAGGCGATGCCGTCCTCGACCTGCTTGAAGTCCAGGGCGAGGAAGCACGCGCCGAGGAGGATGCCGACGACACCGAAGACGATGCCGAGCGGGCCGCTGCGGAAGCCGAGGCCGTCACCGCCGCCGAACACCGCGAACAGCAGGTTCACGGCCATCAGCAGGATGAAGCCGAGCGCGGCCGCCATCACGAAGCCGTAGAAACGGCGGTTGACGCGGATCCAGCCCGCCTTGTACGCCACCAGCACGGCGGCGAAGACCGCCATGGTGCCGATCACCGCCTGCATGGCCGCACCCTCGGCGATGCGGTTGTCGACGATGCTGGAGATCACGCCGAGGAAGACACCCTCGAACGCGGCGTACGTCAGGATCAGCGCGGGCGAGGCCTTGCGCTTGAAGGACTGCACGAGCGCCAGGACCATGCCGATCAGCGCGGCGCCGATGCCGATGCCGTAGGACCGGCTGATGTTGGCGTCGTCGACCGGCAGCAGCGCCCAGGCGAGCGCGGCGGTGACGATGAGCACACCGAGCGTGGTGCCCGTGCGCATGACGACGTCGTCGATGGTCATCCGGCCCGTGGAGGCCGGCGCCTGCGGCGGTGCGCCGTACTGCAGGTCCTGCTGGGCGTAAGGGTTCTGGGCGTACGGGTTGCCCGTCGGCTGCGCGTACGGGTTGGCCTGCGTGGCGACTGCGGGACCCCCGGCCTGCGGCGCGGTGTTGAAGCCCGCGTAGCCGTTGTCGCGGCCGAACCCCCGTCGCGAGAAGACCGGGTTACTGCTCCTCATTTCACTCCTCCATGGCCACACGGCGCGGCCTTGGCTCAAGAGTAATAGGTAGGCAAAGGATTACCCTACTGCTTGGGAAGGATCTTTCCCTCGTCGTGCTCCCCAACACGCTACGCGGCCGGGTGATTCCCCTCACCGGGCGGCGGCGAACCATGACCGACCCGGTACCTCCCCGGAACCGACCGGAGATCAACCCGTTCCCCCGGACCGGTGAGCCGGCGGCCGCGGCTACTCCGGCAGCGCCCTGCGCACCAGGTGGTCGAGCCGCTCGTCGAGGAGCCGCGCCGGGTCGTCCGCGCACGACGCCAGGGCGACGAGGACGGTCACCGCGACGTCGCACAGCTCCGTCGTGACGTCGTCCCAGGTGTGGGAGGCCCCCTTGCGCGGGTTGGCGCCCATCACGCCGTGCAGGGCCTCGGCGACCTCGCCGAACTCCTCGCCGATCTTGAGCACGCGCAGCAGCTTCGCGCTGTCGTCGGCCACGGGGGCGGCGTTCTCGTCCAGCCAGCCGCGCAGCCACTGCACCCGGTCCCAGGTGCTGTCGTCCATGCAGGTTCTCCTCGTCCCGGGCGCCGCCGTTCGGGGGTGCGCCGCGACCTCGCGCGAGGGGAGGGAAGGTGCCCGGAGCCGGACTTGAACCGGCACGCCCGCTCAGGGGCAGCGAGGTTTAAGCTCGCCGTGTCTGCATTCCACCATCCGGGCAGGCCGTGGGCTCCGCATCGAGGTCCCGAGCCTATCGGTGGCCCTCCCGCCCGCAGGGACCGGAGGGGCCGATCTTGTCTTATTTTATTGGCGCCTGATGGTGCATCAGCACCGTGAACACGCCGACAGCACATGCCCACAGCCTTACAAGTGACGATCCGTCATGCATGCGGAATGACGGAATTTCACCGTCGGAACAGGGGTGCTCCACCTGTTCCGCGCTCCCCCGGTCTCAGGGCCCGCCGTCATCCTGAGGTATGACGGCGCGCCCGGCGGTCCGTCCCGAGTCGCCCCCCGGAACGGGAGCAGCGGCTGACTCCACGGCGGCGATCGGGCGGAACGATGGTCACTGTCCCCGGAACCGTTCCCGGGACCACGTCGCCCCGACAGGAGTGTTCACCCGTGACCACCGCATCCCTCGCCGACCGGACCACCGCCGTGGCCGCGCGCGCCACGGAGCTTTCGAAGATCTACGGCCAGGGAGAGACCCGGGTGGTCGCCCTGGACCAGGTCTCCGTCGCCTTCCAGCAGGCCGAGCTCACCGCGATCATGGGCCCGTCCGGCTCCGGGAAGTCCACGCTGATGCACTGCGTGGCCGGGCTCGACACCTTCTCCTCCGGTTCGGTGCGCATCGGCGAGACCGAGCTGGGATCGCTGAAGGACAAGCAGCTGACGAAGCTCCGCCGGGACAAGATCGGCTTCATCTTCCAGGCGTTCAACCTGCTCCCGACGCTGTCCGCGCTGGAGAACATCACCCTTCCGATGGACATCGCGGGCCGTAAGCCGGACAGGCAGTGGCTGGACAGCGTGATCCGGATGGTCGGGCTGTCGGACCGGCTGGGCCACCGGCCCTCGCAGCTGTCCGGCGGTCAGCAGCAGCGGGTCGCCGTGGCGCGGGCGCTGGCCTCCCGGCCCGAGATCATCTTCGGCGACGAACCCACCGGGAACCTCGACTCCCGCTCCGGCGCCGAGGTGCTGGGCTTCCTGCGCAACTCCGTGCGCGAGCTGGGGCAGACGGTGGTCATGGTGACCCACGACCCGGTGGCCGCCGCCTACGCGGACCGGGTGGTCTTCCTCGTCGACGGCCGGATCGTGGACGAGATGCACGGACCGACGGCCGACTCGGTGCTCGACCGCATGCGGAATCTCCCTGGGGGCAACCCCCGGACCCCCGGCTTCGACGCCAAGGGCCGCACCAGCTGACACCCCGCTCCCGCACCCGCCCCTCCCCCGCCTCCGCACGTCTGGACTCGAGAAGACTCCCATGTTCCGTACCGCCTTGCGCAATGTGTCCGCGCACAAGGCCCGGCTCCTGATGACCGTGCTCGCCGTGATGCTCGGCGTGGCCTTCGTGTCGGGGACCCTGGTCTTCACCAACAGCCTCTCCGACGCCCTGCAGAAGCAGTCCGCCAAGGGCTTCGACCACGTCGACGTCGCCGTCACCCCCCAGTGGAGGGAGGCCGAGGGCGACAAGGTCGGCGAGTACCGGGAGCTGACCCGCGACCTGGTCGACGACAGCGCGAAGGTGCCCGGCGCCGAGCGGGCCATCGGGGTCGTCGAGGGCTTCACCGCCCTCGCCGGCAAGGACGGCAAGCTGCTCGGCAACGGCTTCCAGTCGCAGGGCGGCAACTACTGGGGAGCCGACGACCCCCGCTACCCGCTGGCCGACGGGCGGGCGCCGAAGGGTGAGGGCGAGATCCTCATCGA carries:
- a CDS encoding DUF4287 domain-containing protein; the protein is MSQVFSAETHRNMLARIPHCTGREISDWLRTVEDGPALFRFEEKVSWLRHEYDLAYGHAKAIVHEYDLRRAARKLL
- a CDS encoding MazG-like family protein, with protein sequence MDDSTWDRVQWLRGWLDENAAPVADDSAKLLRVLKIGEEFGEVAEALHGVMGANPRKGASHTWDDVTTELCDVAVTVLVALASCADDPARLLDERLDHLVRRALPE
- a CDS encoding ABC transporter ATP-binding protein, with the translated sequence MTTASLADRTTAVAARATELSKIYGQGETRVVALDQVSVAFQQAELTAIMGPSGSGKSTLMHCVAGLDTFSSGSVRIGETELGSLKDKQLTKLRRDKIGFIFQAFNLLPTLSALENITLPMDIAGRKPDRQWLDSVIRMVGLSDRLGHRPSQLSGGQQQRVAVARALASRPEIIFGDEPTGNLDSRSGAEVLGFLRNSVRELGQTVVMVTHDPVAAAYADRVVFLVDGRIVDEMHGPTADSVLDRMRNLPGGNPRTPGFDAKGRTS
- a CDS encoding Bax inhibitor-1/YccA family protein → MRSSNPVFSRRGFGRDNGYAGFNTAPQAGGPAVATQANPYAQPTGNPYAQNPYAQQDLQYGAPPQAPASTGRMTIDDVVMRTGTTLGVLIVTAALAWALLPVDDANISRSYGIGIGAALIGMVLALVQSFKRKASPALILTYAAFEGVFLGVISSIVDNRIAEGAAMQAVIGTMAVFAAVLVAYKAGWIRVNRRFYGFVMAAALGFILLMAVNLLFAVFGGGDGLGFRSGPLGIVFGVVGILLGACFLALDFKQVEDGIAYGAPREEAWLAAFGLTLTLVWIYMEFLRLISILNSSD